A stretch of Carya illinoinensis cultivar Pawnee chromosome 14, C.illinoinensisPawnee_v1, whole genome shotgun sequence DNA encodes these proteins:
- the LOC122294619 gene encoding nuclear pore complex protein NUP1-like isoform X2, with product METARQGSHYDVVSEEGLGTGGKFRKRPFRRSTHTTPYDRPATALRNPIVSVDTNNSRNGWLSRLVVPAQRLITSSAQRLFSSVFRKRLLQPPPPPPPSTSAKHEVRDKHRESTDQHHDGVVTDSSGVQHGVIDRGDKSMGSSDRGGLTELEKILKQKTFTRSEIDHLSALLHSKTVDIHIGDKEKKAELIPRELVVPHDRKEKFPIAQALGNSIGEHLISAPLISSRVLDEDVASPAELAKAYMGSRPLNVSPSMLGIRSRAFGEDSTIISSRPFPPKSPVMSLMPRSSGNVGYTENGFTTPRSRGRSAIYSMARTPYSRVHPASSLKGVGPIVSYDGPSLSSTAAWEQDKLHGSGQAALKRRSSVLDNDVGSVGPIRRIRHKPSLLSSRGLSLPVPDGPLSIPGNGAGLGTARHPSSLTQTQLLLGKSKENSAKASIVNGDNSVPSTSFPAVPSKSSEMASKILQQLEKLASPKEKSSELKVVSLRDSTPTKLSPSMLRGRALRSLETVESPRFLENAQDDILDTSLPDAVGSTSQKQNKAENGPLKLVAPLEKSVPVLKGMDYRSSNKDTLPGVKTADSAVMDSVTHPPQKKRAFQMSAHEDYLELDDDYPDGAVPTPLVEEREKVDASVAERKTHYTEAVTMEKPPSLLGFKAPASSSSNQNYDLVSSVGPMVAEKGTGFAFPSATFTSMAAQPAVPVTESTFTSDKSAPPEQLKVAPPMFGLGGNAALPKEPNATPPVGSFASVSSADKVPQFVFGPSFSASESAGLKFSVCSDAKLESSSSFLTVGATDSVPKVPDMDKADSKNCSNAGVTSSIAETALSSAASSPTPTASIGANTSANTSILNNGSVVSSPSSFSSPIAPFVSNNIFSQPSSNSSALTVTSTGSSSSTTPTTTAFTTINSRSTPSTSSVAAPSFSTSPMFKSGSIIPSSSASPVTATFGIESEAAKTRPERSFGNLNSSPFIGTSAANASAGSSIFAFNPTDTSTANNKPSSTVFGTGSGSVLSAQASPAGTGAASFPFSSSVPSVSFGLAGNTAFSSGSSLFAASTPASGLSNSGTSFGVSSSASSSEANSSSAIGGTTSSLFSSSWQPTKSSLFTSAFNSKSASAGSSFAASTAPVAGTTSPITAFSFPASTASVPTTASPSTGFSFMASPASVAASSPSTVFPFTASTAAAASTSSSTGFAFASSTAFAASTPAAVTSSASVVFGLNTGSSSGPTFSFTSAMATPSSQPVFGNPNTSFVFNSVSSGTNDQMSMEDSMAEDTVQASTPTAPIFGQPPVSPPQSGFVFGSATPPAANPFQFAQQSSGTPQNLSPFQATNSLGGSFSVGAGDKSGRKIVRVSRNKPRKK from the exons GATTCTTCTGGAGTGCAGCACGGAGTCATTGATCGAGGTGACAAGTCAATGGGTAGTTCTGACAGAGGTGGCTTGACTGaacttgaaaaaattttaaagcagAAGACCTTTACCAG ATCTGAGATTGATCATCTGTCAGCCTTGTTGCATTCAAAAACTGTTGATATACATATTGGGGATAAAGAGAAAAAGGCTGAGTTGATTCCACGAGAGCTAGTGGTGCCTCATGACCGAAAGGAGAAATTTCCAATAGCTCAAGCTTTAGGAAATTCGATTGGGGAGCACCTCATATCAGCCCCACTCATTAGTTCAAGA GTCCTTGATGAAGATGTTGCTTCACCTGCAGAGCTTGCAAAAGCATACATGGGCAGTAGGCCTTTAAATGTATCCCCATCTATGCTTGGTATTCGCAGTCGAGCCTTTGGGGAAGATTCTACCATTATAAGCAGCCGGCCTTTTCCACCAAAATCACCTGTTATGTCACTTATGCCCCGATCTTCTGGTAATGTTGGGTATACTGAAAATGGTTTTACAACGCCTAGATCTCGAGGCAGATCTGCAATATATAGCATGGCTAGAACGCCATATTCCAGAGTTCACCCAGCCTCTTCCCTCAAG GGTGTTGGGCCCATTGTTTCTTATGATGGGCCTTCATTGTCATCTACAGCTGCATGGGAGCAGGATAAACTTCATGGCTCTGGGCAAGCG GCTTTAAAACGCAGAAGTTCAGTCTTAGACAATGATGTAGGATCTGTTGGTCCTATACGTAGAATTCGTCATAAACCTAGTCTTCTATCTTCAAGAGGTTTGAGTTTGCCAGTTCCTGATGGTCCACTTTCTATTCCTGGAAATGGAGCCGGTCTTGGTACTGCTCGACACCCTTCCTCTTTGACACAAACACAACTTTTATTGGGAAAATCTAAGGAGAACTCAGCAAAGGCATCAATAGTAAATGGAGATAACAGTGTGCCAAGTACAAGTTTCCCTGCTGTTCCATCCAAGTCCAGTGAGATGGCTTCAAAAATATTGCAGCAACTTGAAAAGTTGGCTTCGCCAAAGGAGAAATCATCTGAACTCAAGGTAGTTTCTCTGAGGGACAGCACACCCACTAAATTGTCGCCATCTATGTTACGTGGAAGGGCTCTTAGGAGCCTGGAGACTGTAGAATCACCAAGATTTCTGGAGAATGCACAAGATGATATACTTGACACCTCATTGCCTGATGCTGTAGGCAGCACATCTCAAAAGCAAAACAAAGCTGAAAATGGCCCATTGAAGCTTGTTGCTCCTTTAGAAAAGTCGGTTCCAGTATTAAAGGGCATGGATTATAGATCTTCCAACAAGGACACCTTGCCCGGTGTCAAAACTGCAGATTCTGCTGTGATGGACTCTGTCACCCATCCTCCACAAAAGAAACGGGCATTCCAGATGAGTGCACATGAG GATTATTTGGAGCTGGATGATGACTATCCTGATGGTGCAGTACCTACTCCTTTGgttgaggagagagaaaaggttgATGCTTCTGTGGCAGAGAGGAAGACCCATTATACTGAAGCAGTAACAATGGAGAAGCCTCCATCTCTATTGGGATTTAAGGCCCCTGCAAGTTCTTCGTCAAACCAAAACTATGATTTGGTGTCTTCTGTTGGACCTATGGTTGCTGAAAAGGGCACTGGCTTTGCCTTTCCCAGTGCCACCTTTACGAGCATGGCTGCCCAACCTGCTGTGCCGGTGACGGAGTCAACCTTCACATCTGATAAATCTGCACCACCTGAGCAATTAAAGGTTGCACCTCCCATGTTTGGCTTGGGAGGTAATGCTGCTTTGCCCAAGGAACCAAATGCTACTCCCCCAGTTGGTAGCTTTGCATCTGTTTCTAGTGCTGACAAGGTTCCGCAGTTCGTATTTGGTCCCTCATTTTCAGCTAGTGAATCTGCAGGCCTCAAATTTAGTGTTTGTTCGGATGCAAAACTAGAAAGCTCAAGCAG CTTTCTAACTGTTGGTGCAACTGATTCTGTACCCAAAGTACCTGACATGGATAAAGCTGATAGTAAGAACTGCTCAAATGCTGGAGTCACTTCTAGCATAGCAGAAACTGCACTTTCATCTGCTGCATCATCACCTACACCTACTGCAAGTATTGGTGCCAACACCTCTGCCAATACTTCTATCTTAAATAATGGGTCTGTTGTTTCAAGCCCTTCCTCATTCTCTTCTCCCATTGCACCTTTTGTTTCTAATAATATATTCAGTCAACCTTCATCCAATAGCTCTGCACTGACTGTTACTTCCACcggtagcagcagcagcaccaCCCCCACAACCACTGCATTCACTACGATTAACAGCAGAAGCACACCGTCTACCTCTTCTGTAGCAGCACCTTCATTTTCGACATCACCTATGTTTAAATCTGGATCTATAATACCATCATCTTCAGCGTCACCAGTAACAGCTACTTTCGGAATAGAATCAGAAGCAGCCAAGACCAGGCCAGAGAGAAGCTTTGGCAATCTCAACAGCTCTCCTTTTATTGGCACTTCTGCTGCAAATGCCAGTGCAGGAAGTAGCATTTTTGCATTCAATCCTACAGACACTTCAACTGCTAATAATAAGCCTAGTTCAACTGTTTTTGGCACTGGCAGTGGATCCGTGCTCAGTGCACAGGCATCCCCTGCTGGGACAGGGGCTGCATCTTTTCCATTCAGTTCATCTGTACCATCCGTCTCATTTGGATTGGCGGGGAATACAGCTTTCTCTTCTGGCAGTTCTCTGTTTGCTGCTTCTACTCCTGCTTCTGGACTTTCCAATTCAGGTACTTCTTTTGGAGTTAGCTCTTCTGCTTCCTCTTCCGAGGCCAACTCCAGTAGTGCCATAGGTGGTACCACTTCAAGCTTGTTTAGTTCCAGTTGGCAGCCTACTAAGTCTTCTTTATTTACTTCAGCATTTAACTCTAAATCGGCCTCAGCTGGTTCATCCTTCGCAGCATCTACAGCTCCTGTTGCAGGAACTACATCACCCATAACTGCATTTTCCTTCCCAGCTTCTACCGCTTCTGTTCCCACTACTGCATCGCCCTCTACTGGATTTTCTTTCATGGCATCTCCAGCTTCTGTTGCTGCTTCATCGCCCTCTACGGTGTTTCCTTTCACAGCATCTACAGCTGCTGCCGCATCTACCTCTTCCTCAACTGGCTTTGCATTTGCATCATCGACTGCATTTGCGGCATCTACGCCTGCTGCTGTTACTAGTAGTGCATCTGTTGTATTTGGATTGAATACTGGCTCATCATCTGGTCCCACTTTCTCGTTCACTTCAGCTATGGCTACTCCCTCGTCACAGCCTGTCTTTGGTAACCCTAATACAAGCTTTGTATTTAATTCAGTTTCCTCAGGAACAAATGATCAAATGAGTATGGAGGACAGCATGGCAGAGGATACTGTTCAAGCATCAACGCCTACAGCTCCAATATTTGGTCAACCTCCTGTCTCACCTCCTCAATCTGGCTTTGTGTTTGGTTCAGCAACTCCACCAGCAGCAAATCCCTTCCAATTTGCCCAACAGAGTTCGGGCACCCCACAGAACCTGTCTCCATTCCAGGCTACGAACAGTTTAGGAGGGAGCTTTTCAGTGGGTGCTGGGGACAAATCTGGCCGGAAAATTGTCAGAGTTAGTCGTAACAAGCCTCGGAAGAAGTAA
- the LOC122294619 gene encoding nuclear pore complex protein NUP1-like isoform X1 — protein sequence METARQGSHYDVVSEEGLGTGGKFRKRPFRRSTHTTPYDRPATALRNPIVSVDTNNSRNGWLSRLVVPAQRLITSSAQRLFSSVFRKRLLQPPPPPPPSTSEAKHEVRDKHRESTDQHHDGVVTDSSGVQHGVIDRGDKSMGSSDRGGLTELEKILKQKTFTRSEIDHLSALLHSKTVDIHIGDKEKKAELIPRELVVPHDRKEKFPIAQALGNSIGEHLISAPLISSRVLDEDVASPAELAKAYMGSRPLNVSPSMLGIRSRAFGEDSTIISSRPFPPKSPVMSLMPRSSGNVGYTENGFTTPRSRGRSAIYSMARTPYSRVHPASSLKGVGPIVSYDGPSLSSTAAWEQDKLHGSGQAALKRRSSVLDNDVGSVGPIRRIRHKPSLLSSRGLSLPVPDGPLSIPGNGAGLGTARHPSSLTQTQLLLGKSKENSAKASIVNGDNSVPSTSFPAVPSKSSEMASKILQQLEKLASPKEKSSELKVVSLRDSTPTKLSPSMLRGRALRSLETVESPRFLENAQDDILDTSLPDAVGSTSQKQNKAENGPLKLVAPLEKSVPVLKGMDYRSSNKDTLPGVKTADSAVMDSVTHPPQKKRAFQMSAHEDYLELDDDYPDGAVPTPLVEEREKVDASVAERKTHYTEAVTMEKPPSLLGFKAPASSSSNQNYDLVSSVGPMVAEKGTGFAFPSATFTSMAAQPAVPVTESTFTSDKSAPPEQLKVAPPMFGLGGNAALPKEPNATPPVGSFASVSSADKVPQFVFGPSFSASESAGLKFSVCSDAKLESSSSFLTVGATDSVPKVPDMDKADSKNCSNAGVTSSIAETALSSAASSPTPTASIGANTSANTSILNNGSVVSSPSSFSSPIAPFVSNNIFSQPSSNSSALTVTSTGSSSSTTPTTTAFTTINSRSTPSTSSVAAPSFSTSPMFKSGSIIPSSSASPVTATFGIESEAAKTRPERSFGNLNSSPFIGTSAANASAGSSIFAFNPTDTSTANNKPSSTVFGTGSGSVLSAQASPAGTGAASFPFSSSVPSVSFGLAGNTAFSSGSSLFAASTPASGLSNSGTSFGVSSSASSSEANSSSAIGGTTSSLFSSSWQPTKSSLFTSAFNSKSASAGSSFAASTAPVAGTTSPITAFSFPASTASVPTTASPSTGFSFMASPASVAASSPSTVFPFTASTAAAASTSSSTGFAFASSTAFAASTPAAVTSSASVVFGLNTGSSSGPTFSFTSAMATPSSQPVFGNPNTSFVFNSVSSGTNDQMSMEDSMAEDTVQASTPTAPIFGQPPVSPPQSGFVFGSATPPAANPFQFAQQSSGTPQNLSPFQATNSLGGSFSVGAGDKSGRKIVRVSRNKPRKK from the exons GATTCTTCTGGAGTGCAGCACGGAGTCATTGATCGAGGTGACAAGTCAATGGGTAGTTCTGACAGAGGTGGCTTGACTGaacttgaaaaaattttaaagcagAAGACCTTTACCAG ATCTGAGATTGATCATCTGTCAGCCTTGTTGCATTCAAAAACTGTTGATATACATATTGGGGATAAAGAGAAAAAGGCTGAGTTGATTCCACGAGAGCTAGTGGTGCCTCATGACCGAAAGGAGAAATTTCCAATAGCTCAAGCTTTAGGAAATTCGATTGGGGAGCACCTCATATCAGCCCCACTCATTAGTTCAAGA GTCCTTGATGAAGATGTTGCTTCACCTGCAGAGCTTGCAAAAGCATACATGGGCAGTAGGCCTTTAAATGTATCCCCATCTATGCTTGGTATTCGCAGTCGAGCCTTTGGGGAAGATTCTACCATTATAAGCAGCCGGCCTTTTCCACCAAAATCACCTGTTATGTCACTTATGCCCCGATCTTCTGGTAATGTTGGGTATACTGAAAATGGTTTTACAACGCCTAGATCTCGAGGCAGATCTGCAATATATAGCATGGCTAGAACGCCATATTCCAGAGTTCACCCAGCCTCTTCCCTCAAG GGTGTTGGGCCCATTGTTTCTTATGATGGGCCTTCATTGTCATCTACAGCTGCATGGGAGCAGGATAAACTTCATGGCTCTGGGCAAGCG GCTTTAAAACGCAGAAGTTCAGTCTTAGACAATGATGTAGGATCTGTTGGTCCTATACGTAGAATTCGTCATAAACCTAGTCTTCTATCTTCAAGAGGTTTGAGTTTGCCAGTTCCTGATGGTCCACTTTCTATTCCTGGAAATGGAGCCGGTCTTGGTACTGCTCGACACCCTTCCTCTTTGACACAAACACAACTTTTATTGGGAAAATCTAAGGAGAACTCAGCAAAGGCATCAATAGTAAATGGAGATAACAGTGTGCCAAGTACAAGTTTCCCTGCTGTTCCATCCAAGTCCAGTGAGATGGCTTCAAAAATATTGCAGCAACTTGAAAAGTTGGCTTCGCCAAAGGAGAAATCATCTGAACTCAAGGTAGTTTCTCTGAGGGACAGCACACCCACTAAATTGTCGCCATCTATGTTACGTGGAAGGGCTCTTAGGAGCCTGGAGACTGTAGAATCACCAAGATTTCTGGAGAATGCACAAGATGATATACTTGACACCTCATTGCCTGATGCTGTAGGCAGCACATCTCAAAAGCAAAACAAAGCTGAAAATGGCCCATTGAAGCTTGTTGCTCCTTTAGAAAAGTCGGTTCCAGTATTAAAGGGCATGGATTATAGATCTTCCAACAAGGACACCTTGCCCGGTGTCAAAACTGCAGATTCTGCTGTGATGGACTCTGTCACCCATCCTCCACAAAAGAAACGGGCATTCCAGATGAGTGCACATGAG GATTATTTGGAGCTGGATGATGACTATCCTGATGGTGCAGTACCTACTCCTTTGgttgaggagagagaaaaggttgATGCTTCTGTGGCAGAGAGGAAGACCCATTATACTGAAGCAGTAACAATGGAGAAGCCTCCATCTCTATTGGGATTTAAGGCCCCTGCAAGTTCTTCGTCAAACCAAAACTATGATTTGGTGTCTTCTGTTGGACCTATGGTTGCTGAAAAGGGCACTGGCTTTGCCTTTCCCAGTGCCACCTTTACGAGCATGGCTGCCCAACCTGCTGTGCCGGTGACGGAGTCAACCTTCACATCTGATAAATCTGCACCACCTGAGCAATTAAAGGTTGCACCTCCCATGTTTGGCTTGGGAGGTAATGCTGCTTTGCCCAAGGAACCAAATGCTACTCCCCCAGTTGGTAGCTTTGCATCTGTTTCTAGTGCTGACAAGGTTCCGCAGTTCGTATTTGGTCCCTCATTTTCAGCTAGTGAATCTGCAGGCCTCAAATTTAGTGTTTGTTCGGATGCAAAACTAGAAAGCTCAAGCAG CTTTCTAACTGTTGGTGCAACTGATTCTGTACCCAAAGTACCTGACATGGATAAAGCTGATAGTAAGAACTGCTCAAATGCTGGAGTCACTTCTAGCATAGCAGAAACTGCACTTTCATCTGCTGCATCATCACCTACACCTACTGCAAGTATTGGTGCCAACACCTCTGCCAATACTTCTATCTTAAATAATGGGTCTGTTGTTTCAAGCCCTTCCTCATTCTCTTCTCCCATTGCACCTTTTGTTTCTAATAATATATTCAGTCAACCTTCATCCAATAGCTCTGCACTGACTGTTACTTCCACcggtagcagcagcagcaccaCCCCCACAACCACTGCATTCACTACGATTAACAGCAGAAGCACACCGTCTACCTCTTCTGTAGCAGCACCTTCATTTTCGACATCACCTATGTTTAAATCTGGATCTATAATACCATCATCTTCAGCGTCACCAGTAACAGCTACTTTCGGAATAGAATCAGAAGCAGCCAAGACCAGGCCAGAGAGAAGCTTTGGCAATCTCAACAGCTCTCCTTTTATTGGCACTTCTGCTGCAAATGCCAGTGCAGGAAGTAGCATTTTTGCATTCAATCCTACAGACACTTCAACTGCTAATAATAAGCCTAGTTCAACTGTTTTTGGCACTGGCAGTGGATCCGTGCTCAGTGCACAGGCATCCCCTGCTGGGACAGGGGCTGCATCTTTTCCATTCAGTTCATCTGTACCATCCGTCTCATTTGGATTGGCGGGGAATACAGCTTTCTCTTCTGGCAGTTCTCTGTTTGCTGCTTCTACTCCTGCTTCTGGACTTTCCAATTCAGGTACTTCTTTTGGAGTTAGCTCTTCTGCTTCCTCTTCCGAGGCCAACTCCAGTAGTGCCATAGGTGGTACCACTTCAAGCTTGTTTAGTTCCAGTTGGCAGCCTACTAAGTCTTCTTTATTTACTTCAGCATTTAACTCTAAATCGGCCTCAGCTGGTTCATCCTTCGCAGCATCTACAGCTCCTGTTGCAGGAACTACATCACCCATAACTGCATTTTCCTTCCCAGCTTCTACCGCTTCTGTTCCCACTACTGCATCGCCCTCTACTGGATTTTCTTTCATGGCATCTCCAGCTTCTGTTGCTGCTTCATCGCCCTCTACGGTGTTTCCTTTCACAGCATCTACAGCTGCTGCCGCATCTACCTCTTCCTCAACTGGCTTTGCATTTGCATCATCGACTGCATTTGCGGCATCTACGCCTGCTGCTGTTACTAGTAGTGCATCTGTTGTATTTGGATTGAATACTGGCTCATCATCTGGTCCCACTTTCTCGTTCACTTCAGCTATGGCTACTCCCTCGTCACAGCCTGTCTTTGGTAACCCTAATACAAGCTTTGTATTTAATTCAGTTTCCTCAGGAACAAATGATCAAATGAGTATGGAGGACAGCATGGCAGAGGATACTGTTCAAGCATCAACGCCTACAGCTCCAATATTTGGTCAACCTCCTGTCTCACCTCCTCAATCTGGCTTTGTGTTTGGTTCAGCAACTCCACCAGCAGCAAATCCCTTCCAATTTGCCCAACAGAGTTCGGGCACCCCACAGAACCTGTCTCCATTCCAGGCTACGAACAGTTTAGGAGGGAGCTTTTCAGTGGGTGCTGGGGACAAATCTGGCCGGAAAATTGTCAGAGTTAGTCGTAACAAGCCTCGGAAGAAGTAA
- the LOC122294619 gene encoding nuclear pore complex protein NUP1-like isoform X5 yields MGSRPLNVSPSMLGIRSRAFGEDSTIISSRPFPPKSPVMSLMPRSSGNVGYTENGFTTPRSRGRSAIYSMARTPYSRVHPASSLKGVGPIVSYDGPSLSSTAAWEQDKLHGSGQAALKRRSSVLDNDVGSVGPIRRIRHKPSLLSSRGLSLPVPDGPLSIPGNGAGLGTARHPSSLTQTQLLLGKSKENSAKASIVNGDNSVPSTSFPAVPSKSSEMASKILQQLEKLASPKEKSSELKVVSLRDSTPTKLSPSMLRGRALRSLETVESPRFLENAQDDILDTSLPDAVGSTSQKQNKAENGPLKLVAPLEKSVPVLKGMDYRSSNKDTLPGVKTADSAVMDSVTHPPQKKRAFQMSAHEDYLELDDDYPDGAVPTPLVEEREKVDASVAERKTHYTEAVTMEKPPSLLGFKAPASSSSNQNYDLVSSVGPMVAEKGTGFAFPSATFTSMAAQPAVPVTESTFTSDKSAPPEQLKVAPPMFGLGGNAALPKEPNATPPVGSFASVSSADKVPQFVFGPSFSASESAGLKFSVCSDAKLESSSSFLTVGATDSVPKVPDMDKADSKNCSNAGVTSSIAETALSSAASSPTPTASIGANTSANTSILNNGSVVSSPSSFSSPIAPFVSNNIFSQPSSNSSALTVTSTGSSSSTTPTTTAFTTINSRSTPSTSSVAAPSFSTSPMFKSGSIIPSSSASPVTATFGIESEAAKTRPERSFGNLNSSPFIGTSAANASAGSSIFAFNPTDTSTANNKPSSTVFGTGSGSVLSAQASPAGTGAASFPFSSSVPSVSFGLAGNTAFSSGSSLFAASTPASGLSNSGTSFGVSSSASSSEANSSSAIGGTTSSLFSSSWQPTKSSLFTSAFNSKSASAGSSFAASTAPVAGTTSPITAFSFPASTASVPTTASPSTGFSFMASPASVAASSPSTVFPFTASTAAAASTSSSTGFAFASSTAFAASTPAAVTSSASVVFGLNTGSSSGPTFSFTSAMATPSSQPVFGNPNTSFVFNSVSSGTNDQMSMEDSMAEDTVQASTPTAPIFGQPPVSPPQSGFVFGSATPPAANPFQFAQQSSGTPQNLSPFQATNSLGGSFSVGAGDKSGRKIVRVSRNKPRKK; encoded by the exons ATGGGCAGTAGGCCTTTAAATGTATCCCCATCTATGCTTGGTATTCGCAGTCGAGCCTTTGGGGAAGATTCTACCATTATAAGCAGCCGGCCTTTTCCACCAAAATCACCTGTTATGTCACTTATGCCCCGATCTTCTGGTAATGTTGGGTATACTGAAAATGGTTTTACAACGCCTAGATCTCGAGGCAGATCTGCAATATATAGCATGGCTAGAACGCCATATTCCAGAGTTCACCCAGCCTCTTCCCTCAAG GGTGTTGGGCCCATTGTTTCTTATGATGGGCCTTCATTGTCATCTACAGCTGCATGGGAGCAGGATAAACTTCATGGCTCTGGGCAAGCG GCTTTAAAACGCAGAAGTTCAGTCTTAGACAATGATGTAGGATCTGTTGGTCCTATACGTAGAATTCGTCATAAACCTAGTCTTCTATCTTCAAGAGGTTTGAGTTTGCCAGTTCCTGATGGTCCACTTTCTATTCCTGGAAATGGAGCCGGTCTTGGTACTGCTCGACACCCTTCCTCTTTGACACAAACACAACTTTTATTGGGAAAATCTAAGGAGAACTCAGCAAAGGCATCAATAGTAAATGGAGATAACAGTGTGCCAAGTACAAGTTTCCCTGCTGTTCCATCCAAGTCCAGTGAGATGGCTTCAAAAATATTGCAGCAACTTGAAAAGTTGGCTTCGCCAAAGGAGAAATCATCTGAACTCAAGGTAGTTTCTCTGAGGGACAGCACACCCACTAAATTGTCGCCATCTATGTTACGTGGAAGGGCTCTTAGGAGCCTGGAGACTGTAGAATCACCAAGATTTCTGGAGAATGCACAAGATGATATACTTGACACCTCATTGCCTGATGCTGTAGGCAGCACATCTCAAAAGCAAAACAAAGCTGAAAATGGCCCATTGAAGCTTGTTGCTCCTTTAGAAAAGTCGGTTCCAGTATTAAAGGGCATGGATTATAGATCTTCCAACAAGGACACCTTGCCCGGTGTCAAAACTGCAGATTCTGCTGTGATGGACTCTGTCACCCATCCTCCACAAAAGAAACGGGCATTCCAGATGAGTGCACATGAG GATTATTTGGAGCTGGATGATGACTATCCTGATGGTGCAGTACCTACTCCTTTGgttgaggagagagaaaaggttgATGCTTCTGTGGCAGAGAGGAAGACCCATTATACTGAAGCAGTAACAATGGAGAAGCCTCCATCTCTATTGGGATTTAAGGCCCCTGCAAGTTCTTCGTCAAACCAAAACTATGATTTGGTGTCTTCTGTTGGACCTATGGTTGCTGAAAAGGGCACTGGCTTTGCCTTTCCCAGTGCCACCTTTACGAGCATGGCTGCCCAACCTGCTGTGCCGGTGACGGAGTCAACCTTCACATCTGATAAATCTGCACCACCTGAGCAATTAAAGGTTGCACCTCCCATGTTTGGCTTGGGAGGTAATGCTGCTTTGCCCAAGGAACCAAATGCTACTCCCCCAGTTGGTAGCTTTGCATCTGTTTCTAGTGCTGACAAGGTTCCGCAGTTCGTATTTGGTCCCTCATTTTCAGCTAGTGAATCTGCAGGCCTCAAATTTAGTGTTTGTTCGGATGCAAAACTAGAAAGCTCAAGCAG CTTTCTAACTGTTGGTGCAACTGATTCTGTACCCAAAGTACCTGACATGGATAAAGCTGATAGTAAGAACTGCTCAAATGCTGGAGTCACTTCTAGCATAGCAGAAACTGCACTTTCATCTGCTGCATCATCACCTACACCTACTGCAAGTATTGGTGCCAACACCTCTGCCAATACTTCTATCTTAAATAATGGGTCTGTTGTTTCAAGCCCTTCCTCATTCTCTTCTCCCATTGCACCTTTTGTTTCTAATAATATATTCAGTCAACCTTCATCCAATAGCTCTGCACTGACTGTTACTTCCACcggtagcagcagcagcaccaCCCCCACAACCACTGCATTCACTACGATTAACAGCAGAAGCACACCGTCTACCTCTTCTGTAGCAGCACCTTCATTTTCGACATCACCTATGTTTAAATCTGGATCTATAATACCATCATCTTCAGCGTCACCAGTAACAGCTACTTTCGGAATAGAATCAGAAGCAGCCAAGACCAGGCCAGAGAGAAGCTTTGGCAATCTCAACAGCTCTCCTTTTATTGGCACTTCTGCTGCAAATGCCAGTGCAGGAAGTAGCATTTTTGCATTCAATCCTACAGACACTTCAACTGCTAATAATAAGCCTAGTTCAACTGTTTTTGGCACTGGCAGTGGATCCGTGCTCAGTGCACAGGCATCCCCTGCTGGGACAGGGGCTGCATCTTTTCCATTCAGTTCATCTGTACCATCCGTCTCATTTGGATTGGCGGGGAATACAGCTTTCTCTTCTGGCAGTTCTCTGTTTGCTGCTTCTACTCCTGCTTCTGGACTTTCCAATTCAGGTACTTCTTTTGGAGTTAGCTCTTCTGCTTCCTCTTCCGAGGCCAACTCCAGTAGTGCCATAGGTGGTACCACTTCAAGCTTGTTTAGTTCCAGTTGGCAGCCTACTAAGTCTTCTTTATTTACTTCAGCATTTAACTCTAAATCGGCCTCAGCTGGTTCATCCTTCGCAGCATCTACAGCTCCTGTTGCAGGAACTACATCACCCATAACTGCATTTTCCTTCCCAGCTTCTACCGCTTCTGTTCCCACTACTGCATCGCCCTCTACTGGATTTTCTTTCATGGCATCTCCAGCTTCTGTTGCTGCTTCATCGCCCTCTACGGTGTTTCCTTTCACAGCATCTACAGCTGCTGCCGCATCTACCTCTTCCTCAACTGGCTTTGCATTTGCATCATCGACTGCATTTGCGGCATCTACGCCTGCTGCTGTTACTAGTAGTGCATCTGTTGTATTTGGATTGAATACTGGCTCATCATCTGGTCCCACTTTCTCGTTCACTTCAGCTATGGCTACTCCCTCGTCACAGCCTGTCTTTGGTAACCCTAATACAAGCTTTGTATTTAATTCAGTTTCCTCAGGAACAAATGATCAAATGAGTATGGAGGACAGCATGGCAGAGGATACTGTTCAAGCATCAACGCCTACAGCTCCAATATTTGGTCAACCTCCTGTCTCACCTCCTCAATCTGGCTTTGTGTTTGGTTCAGCAACTCCACCAGCAGCAAATCCCTTCCAATTTGCCCAACAGAGTTCGGGCACCCCACAGAACCTGTCTCCATTCCAGGCTACGAACAGTTTAGGAGGGAGCTTTTCAGTGGGTGCTGGGGACAAATCTGGCCGGAAAATTGTCAGAGTTAGTCGTAACAAGCCTCGGAAGAAGTAA